Below is a window of Leucobacter chromiiresistens DNA.
TTCGGCACCACGAGTCCGCGGGGGGTCGCCGCGGCGATGCCGAGGTTCACGAAGTTGTGGCGGATGATCTCGGTGTCGGTGAACGTGGCGTTCACCTCGGGGCTGCGCCGCACGGCCCACAGCATCGCCTTCGCGAAGATGAGCAGCGGCGAGACCTTCACGCCGGCGAAGTCGGTGGAGCTCTTCAGCCGCTTCACGAACTCCATGGTGCGCGTCGCATCGACGTCGGTGAACACGCTGACGTGCGGCGCCTCGAAGGCGCTGGTCACCATCGCCTGCGCGGTCATCTTGCGGATCCCCTTGAGCGGGATGCGCTCCTCGCGCGCCTCCGCGACTTCGGGGGTCGAGAGGTTGCGGAAGACGCTGGCCTGCGAGGCCTCGCGCACGACGTCGTCGCGCAGCACCTCTCCGGCGATGCCGGTGCCGGTGACCTGTGTCAGGTCGACGCCCAGGTCTTTCGCGAGCTTGCGGATCGGCGGCTTCGCGATCACGGGCGCGGATTCGGCGACCGGGATGACGGCGTGCGATCCGTGGTGCGCACCGGCACCGGCCGCCCCGGCGGGGGCTCCGCGGCCCGCGTCCGCACCGCCCGCCTCGCGGCGCAGCACGGGCTCGCCGCCGCGGCGACGGCGCGACTTCACGGCGCCGCCGGTGCCGTAGCCGACGAGCACCGCTCCGCCGTCGCCGTTCTCGTGGGCGACGCTGGCGGTGGTGTCGGCGACGACGTCGCGGGTCTCGTCGGTGTCGTGCGGCCCGTTCGCCGCGTCGGCGCCGGCGCCGGGTTCGGCCGACGTCTGCCCGCCGCCGGGCGCGCTCTCGGCGCCCGCGCCCTCCACGCTGACGCGCAGGATCGGCTCGCCGACCGGCACGGTCGCGCCGACCTCGACGAGCAGCTCGGAGACCACTCCTGTGAACGGCGACGGCAGCTCGACGAGCGACTTCGCCGTCTCGATCTCGCAGATCACCTGGTTC
It encodes the following:
- a CDS encoding dihydrolipoamide acetyltransferase family protein, with translation MSEMTFPLPDVGEGLTEAEIVAWHVAPGDAVALNQVICEIETAKSLVELPSPFTGVVSELLVEVGATVPVGEPILRVSVEGAGAESAPGGGQTSAEPGAGADAANGPHDTDETRDVVADTTASVAHENGDGGAVLVGYGTGGAVKSRRRRGGEPVLRREAGGADAGRGAPAGAAGAGAHHGSHAVIPVAESAPVIAKPPIRKLAKDLGVDLTQVTGTGIAGEVLRDDVVREASQASVFRNLSTPEVAEAREERIPLKGIRKMTAQAMVTSAFEAPHVSVFTDVDATRTMEFVKRLKSSTDFAGVKVSPLLIFAKAMLWAVRRSPEVNATFTDTEIIRHNFVNLGIAAATPRGLVVPNIKDAQDLSLLDLARAIEQLTITARDGRTSPSDMARGTITITNIGVFGMDFGTPILNPGECGIMAMGTIRQKPWVVDGEVRPRMVTTVGGSFDHRIVDGDVISRFVADVASVLEEPALLLD